One window of the Rufibacter radiotolerans genome contains the following:
- a CDS encoding T9SS type A sorting domain-containing protein — protein MTNSWIACKGKKGFGAWMLVWAFAIFWCSPLQAQTSYQTGDYRTASSGSLAQNEGTALLEQFTSQGTWVSASYPLPTTGTLYVGHPTQLSGVLQLAALQISAQSTFTIPSGSKLTTTSKLAVTSSAELLLTGDLENRGLLQLQASSKLTIKSPTYQASDPLWAGTEEIDASAEIRIEAAAPNSLLFSSSQLTAQPHGYWLGRLTFAPTLTNSQWRLTDASAPLTAQTFTAVVPAGSSLLLLDGSNLSLSFGQDVLLNGGTYYLQNQANSTASLLVPGHFTLKNSTFTLNQTSSSTAITTVDLKGNLVTDATSIINNSSTVTTTGSGLRFSGTTWQAVQVAGIINHVSLAIKPGAMVRLGQHLRLNPSNSVYAGTFTVENGATLDFSADADNNGYQIQGQGYFKLDQGGTLYITSAQGINTSGVTGNVVVTDNRRTFTQLATFVYNGKIPQQTGNAFTTTSNGKILIIDNPSSVTLTNSTGISSSTLISPSGGRLEIRQGLFKATATADINSTGKLVMTGGIYQINMLNNTFPLLTGVYELTGGTIELTGSGEQILRGKTYYNVTIGGDNVGTATSKSISSTTTINQNLTILPNAILDISNKTLKGDGGLTMTGGLFRTNKTTTSVPELNGIAKPYQLTGGTIEFYGSINGQSQSIRGTYGNNAQKLTYHHVLLTATEANTLNEAGNHMLSANFDVTGTLTVMAPAVLQIASNRSIGGTGNFSLEAGATLLYGSAQGIKITGTGTSDGNIRVSGTRNFSTQASYGFIGTGDMVSGDGLPGTVTNLLIAKTGGTITLSKTVNVAEVFTLKSGVFKTDIHELSLLRQDANALQLVDPSFYIQGNLRRSVGSSGTYSFPVGNVTGKRQLDLMSIGLSGNGFQSVVVSFKPLTNHQDSELALMEGGYSYTHIATEGVWNVVPNNTPASGTFTAMASLQGFTNLEDNKFALLIRPVNSTSGKDWETGGGTLAPPDKEGRTVAGGYAKRNFITPFGQLGIATMESVTVLPVTWLSFTGERKGQQVHLQWSTATEINNERFYIEYSADGKQFATVGTVAGAGNSNVIRNYQFQHASAASITTYYRVKQVDYDGKSEYSKVIAVKPGNKSLAQFVAYPNPSHDYLQLANITPDATTTIDILDAKGERMDLSSTALNGTNPVINVQHLRAGNYLLQVKSSAGIQQFRFVKL, from the coding sequence ATGACAAATAGTTGGATTGCCTGTAAAGGCAAAAAAGGGTTTGGGGCCTGGATGCTGGTCTGGGCTTTTGCTATTTTCTGGTGTAGCCCCCTCCAGGCCCAAACCTCTTACCAGACCGGCGATTATAGAACCGCTTCCTCCGGTAGCCTTGCCCAAAACGAGGGTACTGCCTTGCTGGAACAATTTACCAGCCAGGGCACCTGGGTTTCCGCTTCCTATCCCCTGCCTACTACTGGCACCTTATATGTAGGGCACCCCACTCAGCTTTCGGGCGTCTTACAACTTGCCGCTTTACAAATCTCCGCCCAAAGTACCTTTACCATTCCGTCTGGTTCTAAACTCACCACTACCTCCAAACTGGCGGTGACTTCATCGGCAGAGCTTCTCCTGACCGGTGACCTGGAAAACAGGGGCCTCCTCCAACTGCAGGCTTCTTCAAAACTTACTATCAAATCTCCCACCTACCAGGCCTCTGACCCGCTTTGGGCGGGCACCGAAGAAATTGACGCCTCCGCAGAAATCAGAATTGAAGCTGCCGCTCCCAATTCACTGTTATTTAGCAGCAGCCAACTTACAGCTCAACCTCATGGCTACTGGCTGGGCCGATTGACCTTTGCCCCTACTCTTACCAACAGCCAATGGAGGTTAACAGATGCCTCGGCACCCCTGACTGCCCAGACCTTTACTGCTGTAGTTCCCGCCGGTTCCTCACTTCTTTTGCTAGACGGCAGTAACCTTTCGCTATCCTTTGGCCAGGACGTTTTATTGAATGGTGGCACGTATTATCTTCAGAATCAAGCCAATAGCACAGCATCTCTTTTGGTCCCTGGCCATTTCACCTTGAAAAACTCCACTTTCACGCTCAACCAAACGTCCAGTTCCACGGCCATCACTACAGTAGATCTGAAAGGAAACCTGGTAACAGATGCTACCTCTATCATTAATAACAGCAGCACCGTAACCACTACCGGTAGCGGCTTGCGGTTTAGTGGCACCACATGGCAAGCGGTCCAGGTGGCGGGAATAATCAACCATGTTTCCCTGGCTATAAAACCAGGCGCTATGGTGAGGTTAGGCCAGCACCTCAGGCTAAACCCTTCCAACTCTGTTTATGCGGGTACCTTCACCGTGGAGAACGGGGCCACACTTGACTTTAGCGCAGATGCCGACAATAATGGGTACCAAATACAAGGCCAGGGCTATTTTAAACTGGACCAGGGCGGCACCTTGTATATTACCAGTGCCCAGGGAATCAATACTTCAGGCGTTACTGGAAACGTAGTTGTCACAGATAACCGGCGCACCTTTACCCAACTAGCTACCTTTGTCTACAATGGCAAAATTCCTCAGCAAACGGGCAACGCTTTTACCACTACTTCCAATGGTAAGATTCTAATTATAGACAACCCTTCTTCCGTGACTCTCACCAACAGTACCGGCATCTCCAGCAGTACCCTCATTTCGCCTTCCGGTGGAAGGTTGGAAATTAGGCAGGGCCTTTTCAAAGCCACCGCCACAGCAGATATTAACAGCACCGGGAAATTGGTCATGACGGGCGGAATCTACCAGATAAACATGCTGAACAACACGTTCCCTTTACTTACAGGAGTCTATGAATTAACTGGAGGCACCATTGAATTAACAGGATCAGGAGAGCAAATTCTGAGAGGAAAGACCTACTATAATGTGACCATAGGCGGAGATAATGTTGGCACCGCTACCTCAAAAAGCATTTCCTCCACCACTACCATTAACCAGAACCTTACCATTTTGCCCAATGCCATATTAGACATCAGCAACAAAACTTTGAAAGGAGACGGCGGATTGACCATGACCGGTGGCCTGTTCAGGACCAATAAAACCACAACCAGCGTCCCTGAGCTCAACGGCATAGCAAAGCCTTACCAGCTAACGGGAGGTACCATTGAGTTTTATGGGTCTATCAATGGGCAGTCACAGTCTATAAGGGGTACCTACGGAAATAATGCCCAGAAACTAACCTATCACCATGTTCTCTTAACCGCCACAGAGGCCAACACGCTAAATGAGGCTGGTAACCATATGCTTAGCGCGAACTTTGACGTGACTGGTACTCTAACCGTTATGGCTCCTGCGGTATTACAAATCGCTTCTAACAGGTCTATTGGCGGAACCGGTAATTTCTCATTAGAGGCTGGCGCCACCCTTCTATATGGTTCTGCACAGGGAATCAAAATTACAGGAACAGGAACGTCAGACGGAAACATCCGCGTCAGCGGGACGCGAAATTTCTCTACCCAGGCCAGTTACGGATTTATAGGCACTGGAGATATGGTCTCTGGAGATGGTCTTCCTGGCACTGTTACCAACTTACTGATAGCCAAAACCGGCGGTACTATTACCCTTTCTAAAACAGTAAACGTGGCCGAAGTATTCACCCTCAAAAGTGGTGTTTTCAAAACCGATATCCATGAGCTGTCTTTGTTGCGTCAAGACGCGAATGCGTTGCAATTAGTTGACCCCTCTTTTTACATACAGGGCAATCTAAGGCGCTCAGTGGGAAGTAGCGGCACTTATTCATTCCCGGTAGGTAACGTTACCGGAAAGCGGCAACTGGACCTGATGTCCATTGGGTTAAGTGGCAATGGTTTCCAAAGTGTGGTAGTTAGCTTCAAACCTCTTACCAACCATCAAGACTCAGAACTGGCCTTGATGGAAGGAGGCTATAGCTACACCCATATAGCCACCGAAGGTGTCTGGAACGTAGTGCCAAACAACACACCTGCAAGCGGCACCTTTACTGCCATGGCCTCCTTGCAAGGCTTCACCAATCTGGAAGACAACAAATTCGCCTTATTGATCAGGCCGGTCAACTCCACCAGCGGCAAAGACTGGGAAACCGGTGGCGGTACCTTAGCCCCCCCAGACAAAGAAGGCCGTACGGTGGCCGGCGGCTATGCCAAACGCAACTTCATCACCCCTTTCGGACAGTTAGGTATTGCAACTATGGAATCGGTCACCGTGCTTCCGGTTACCTGGCTGTCTTTTACCGGCGAGCGAAAAGGGCAGCAAGTACACCTGCAATGGTCCACCGCCACGGAGATCAACAATGAACGCTTTTACATTGAGTATTCTGCAGATGGAAAGCAGTTCGCTACGGTAGGGACGGTAGCAGGCGCAGGCAACAGCAACGTTATCAGGAACTATCAATTCCAACATGCTTCAGCTGCCTCAATTACCACATATTACCGCGTAAAGCAGGTTGATTATGACGGCAAGTCTGAGTACAGCAAAGTGATAGCCGTAAAACCCGGTAACAAGTCACTAGCCCAATTCGTGGCGTACCCAAACCCTAGCCATGATTACCTGCAATTGGCCAATATCACACCAGATGCTACTACTACCATAGATATTCTGGATGCCAAAGGGGAAAGGATGGATTTATCATCAACTGCTTTAAATGGGACAAATCCGGTCATCAACGTTCAGCACTTACGGGCTGGCAATTACCTCC